One stretch of Streptomyces zhihengii DNA includes these proteins:
- a CDS encoding NADP-dependent succinic semialdehyde dehydrogenase: MPIATVDPATGETLKTFHALDDGDVERRIAAASAAYTHHRTTSFEERAALLHRAADLLDEDRDGIARTMTTEMGKPVTAARAEAAKCAKAMRWYAGHAAGLLADEHPDEKDVRDSGATRAVVRYRPIGVVLAVMPWNFPLWQVVRFAAPALMAGNTGLLKHASNVPQTALYLEDLFRRAGYPEGCFQTLLIGSGAVEAVLRDPRVAAATLTGSEPAGRAVASAAGDAIKKTVLELGGSDPFIVMPSADLDRAVATAVTARVQNNGQSCIAAKRFIVHEDVHDAFRDRFTAAMRELTVGDPMDESTDVGPLATEQGRADLEELVEDAVAHGAEATCGGRRPPGFDRGWYYEPTVLTGVTEEMRIHREEAFGPVATLYRVTGPEEAVALANDTPFGLSSNAWTRDRAEQELFSRDIEAGGVFFNGMTASHPALPFGGVKRSGYGRELSGHGIREFCNITTLWHGEE, from the coding sequence ATGCCCATCGCCACCGTCGATCCCGCCACGGGGGAGACGCTCAAGACCTTCCACGCCCTCGACGACGGCGACGTCGAGCGGCGGATCGCCGCGGCGTCCGCCGCGTACACCCACCACCGCACCACCTCCTTCGAGGAGCGGGCCGCGCTGCTGCACCGCGCGGCCGACCTGCTCGACGAGGACCGCGACGGCATCGCGCGCACCATGACCACCGAGATGGGCAAGCCCGTCACCGCCGCCCGGGCCGAGGCCGCCAAGTGCGCCAAGGCCATGCGCTGGTACGCCGGGCACGCCGCCGGGCTGCTCGCCGACGAGCACCCCGACGAGAAGGACGTACGCGACTCCGGTGCCACCCGCGCCGTCGTGCGCTACCGGCCGATCGGCGTCGTCCTCGCCGTCATGCCGTGGAACTTCCCGCTCTGGCAGGTCGTCCGCTTCGCCGCGCCCGCGCTGATGGCCGGCAACACCGGTCTCCTCAAGCACGCGTCCAACGTGCCGCAGACCGCCCTCTACCTGGAGGACCTGTTCCGCCGTGCCGGCTACCCCGAGGGCTGCTTCCAGACCCTGCTCATCGGCTCCGGCGCCGTGGAGGCGGTCCTGCGCGACCCCCGGGTCGCCGCGGCCACCCTGACCGGCAGCGAACCGGCGGGCCGCGCGGTGGCCTCGGCCGCCGGCGACGCGATCAAGAAGACCGTCCTGGAACTCGGCGGCAGCGACCCCTTCATCGTGATGCCCTCCGCCGACCTCGACCGCGCGGTCGCCACCGCGGTCACCGCCCGTGTCCAGAACAACGGCCAGTCCTGCATCGCCGCCAAGCGCTTCATCGTCCACGAGGACGTCCACGACGCGTTCCGCGACCGGTTCACCGCCGCCATGCGGGAGCTGACCGTCGGCGACCCCATGGACGAGTCCACCGACGTCGGCCCCCTCGCCACCGAGCAGGGCCGCGCCGACCTGGAGGAACTCGTCGAGGACGCCGTCGCCCACGGCGCCGAGGCCACCTGCGGCGGCCGGCGGCCCCCCGGGTTCGACCGCGGCTGGTACTACGAGCCCACCGTGCTCACCGGTGTGACGGAGGAGATGCGCATCCACCGCGAGGAGGCCTTCGGCCCCGTCGCCACCCTCTACCGGGTCACCGGCCCCGAGGAGGCCGTCGCCCTCGCCAACGACACCCCGTTCGGGCTCAGTTCCAACGCCTGGACCCGCGACCGGGCGGAACAGGAGCTGTTCTCCCGGGACATCGAGGCCGGCGGGGTGTTCTTCAACGGCATGACCGCCTCCCACCCCGCCCTGCCCTTCGGCGGCGTCAAGCGGTCCGGTTACGGGCGCGAGCTCTCCGGTCACGGCATCCGCGAGTTCTGCAACATCACCACCCTGTGGCACGGCGAGGAATAG